Proteins encoded by one window of Gehongia tenuis:
- a CDS encoding TIGR03960 family B12-binding radical SAM protein — protein MNRVEKPARYIGREYNSVLKDPAGKIRYAFCFPDVYEVGMSHLGTKILYHTMNEREDTYCERVFAPWVDMEKYLRETKTPLWTLETGTPLAGMDLIGFTLQYEMTYTNLLNMLELGGVPLLARDRKSGPFVMAGGPVAMNAEPLSDFVDFFVLGDGEEMNHEVLDAYRDWKASGAPREAFLEAVAAIRGVYVPSFYDVDYDGDGVIRSIKPNHPAAPERIKKRVVWDLDSAYFPTKVIVPYTEPIHDRIMLEIFRGCSRGCRFCQAGMIYRPVRERSLDRLMELAGELVKNTGYEEISLTSLSSGDYSRLLDLARGLMDRFSDKQVALSLPSLRLDSVVKEAINETQRVRKSSLTFAPEAGTQRMRDIINKNVTEEDLIKSATDAFEEGYTSLKLYFMIGLPGETMEDVAGIADLARKVVAAYQPYRSRNGKPLRISISTASFVPKPHTPFQWFGQNTRAELVEKQQYLAKLLKIRGVEFSWHDPSTSFLEAVFARGDRRLGKTLLQAFKKGCRFDGWMDQFRLDLWEEAFKETGIDPAFYANRTFGFEETLAWDHLDMGVDKAFFKREWDKAMRGETTPDCRGGCLGCGFTKWEEGCPCA, from the coding sequence ATGAACCGGGTGGAAAAACCGGCGCGGTACATCGGGCGTGAATATAACAGCGTGCTAAAGGACCCGGCGGGCAAGATCCGCTATGCCTTTTGTTTCCCGGACGTTTATGAGGTGGGCATGAGCCACCTGGGCACCAAGATTTTGTACCACACGATGAACGAGCGGGAGGATACCTACTGCGAACGGGTCTTTGCACCGTGGGTGGACATGGAGAAGTATCTGCGGGAGACGAAGACGCCCCTGTGGACGCTGGAGACGGGCACGCCTCTTGCCGGAATGGATCTTATCGGCTTTACCCTTCAATATGAAATGACCTACACCAACCTCCTCAATATGCTGGAGCTGGGCGGTGTTCCTTTGCTGGCCCGGGACCGGAAGAGCGGCCCCTTTGTGATGGCCGGCGGCCCTGTGGCTATGAACGCCGAGCCCCTTTCGGACTTCGTGGATTTCTTTGTGCTGGGCGACGGCGAGGAGATGAACCATGAGGTGCTGGATGCGTACCGGGACTGGAAGGCATCCGGCGCGCCCAGAGAGGCTTTTCTTGAGGCGGTGGCAGCAATTCGGGGCGTCTATGTGCCCTCCTTCTATGATGTGGACTATGACGGGGACGGCGTGATCCGTTCCATAAAGCCGAACCATCCGGCGGCTCCGGAGCGGATCAAGAAACGGGTGGTATGGGATCTGGATTCGGCCTATTTTCCTACCAAAGTGATCGTACCCTATACCGAGCCCATCCACGATCGAATCATGCTGGAGATCTTCCGAGGCTGCAGCCGGGGCTGCAGATTCTGTCAGGCGGGTATGATCTACCGCCCGGTTCGGGAGCGTTCCTTGGACCGGCTGATGGAACTTGCCGGGGAACTGGTGAAAAACACCGGTTATGAGGAGATCTCCCTCACCTCCCTCAGCTCCGGAGACTACTCCCGGCTGCTGGATCTGGCCCGGGGACTCATGGACCGGTTCTCGGACAAGCAGGTGGCCCTGTCTTTGCCCTCTTTGCGGCTGGATTCGGTGGTGAAGGAAGCCATCAACGAGACGCAGCGGGTCAGAAAGTCCTCCCTCACCTTTGCGCCGGAGGCGGGGACCCAGCGGATGCGGGACATCATCAATAAGAACGTGACGGAAGAGGATCTGATCAAGAGCGCCACGGATGCTTTTGAGGAAGGCTACACTTCGCTGAAGCTATATTTCATGATTGGTCTGCCGGGAGAGACGATGGAGGATGTGGCGGGGATCGCCGATCTCGCCCGGAAGGTGGTTGCCGCCTACCAGCCTTATCGAAGCAGGAATGGAAAGCCGCTGCGCATTTCCATCAGCACGGCGTCCTTCGTCCCCAAACCCCACACGCCCTTTCAGTGGTTTGGACAAAATACCCGGGCGGAGCTTGTGGAAAAACAGCAGTACCTGGCTAAGCTGCTGAAGATCCGGGGTGTGGAATTCAGCTGGCACGATCCCTCCACCAGTTTTCTTGAAGCGGTTTTTGCACGGGGCGACCGGCGGCTGGGGAAGACTCTGCTTCAGGCCTTCAAAAAGGGCTGCCGTTTTGACGGCTGGATGGATCAGTTCCGCCTGGATCTCTGGGAGGAAGCTTTCAAGGAGACGGGCATTGATCCCGCTTTTTATGCCAATCGCACATTCGGCTTTGAGGAAACACTTGCCTGGGACCATCTCGATATGGGCGTGGACAAGGCGTTCTTCAAGCGGGAATGGGATAAGGCCATGCGGGGAGAGACTACGCCGGACTGCCGCGGAGGCTGTCTTGGATGTGGCTTTACCAAGTGGGAGGAGGGCTGTCCATGCGCATGA
- the minE gene encoding cell division topological specificity factor MinE, translating into MNLMRFVRREEEPVSKEVAKERLQMVLMHDRINVSPRLLELVKSDIARVISSYMEIDAEGFEVKLNRGEGENAGSSALEVHIPIQKIKDIGKNSY; encoded by the coding sequence ATGAATCTGATGCGTTTTGTGCGGCGGGAGGAGGAACCGGTTTCCAAGGAGGTGGCGAAGGAGCGCCTTCAGATGGTGCTGATGCACGATCGGATCAACGTCTCGCCGAGGCTTCTGGAGCTGGTGAAAAGCGATATTGCCCGGGTCATATCCAGTTATATGGAGATTGATGCCGAGGGCTTCGAGGTCAAACTGAACCGGGGCGAGGGCGAGAACGCCGGGTCTTCGGCGCTGGAGGTCCACATTCCCATTCAAAAAATTAAGGATATTGGCAAGAACAGCTATTGA
- a CDS encoding peptidoglycan DD-metalloendopeptidase family protein has protein sequence MDSGYSKLPRMNVVPVSQGPAKGELPSFKKRTEEKKSSAERTGRFPRTSRKRSGRRMVRAVPVRARSGAQRAGTVQMIYPGSSILLKMGICAVVLASVLIFKSIETPATQSIVDGLRSALTYDVAIDRKLGQLEFVQNYLPGVAAVFNGGSSWVLPAEGTATKVMENGEANAMAIATTPGAMVRSAAKGTVKAIGNGRIVVDHDGVELAYEGMATAAVHVGDSVDLGQRLGGLGEEQSILTLRATKDGEAMDTLSLFQQEVTS, from the coding sequence ATGGATTCGGGCTATTCGAAGCTGCCGCGGATGAATGTGGTCCCCGTAAGTCAGGGGCCCGCCAAGGGGGAGCTTCCAAGTTTTAAAAAGCGGACGGAGGAGAAAAAGAGCTCGGCAGAGCGGACCGGAAGGTTTCCGCGGACGAGTCGAAAGCGCTCTGGCAGAAGGATGGTGCGGGCCGTTCCGGTGCGCGCCCGAAGCGGTGCGCAGCGGGCGGGCACGGTTCAAATGATCTATCCCGGCTCCAGCATTCTGCTGAAAATGGGGATCTGTGCGGTGGTTCTGGCTTCAGTGCTCATCTTCAAGAGCATCGAAACGCCGGCCACCCAGTCCATTGTGGACGGCCTTCGTTCGGCGCTCACCTACGATGTGGCCATTGACCGCAAACTGGGTCAATTGGAGTTTGTGCAAAACTATCTGCCCGGCGTAGCGGCTGTGTTTAATGGCGGCTCGTCCTGGGTTCTGCCCGCTGAAGGCACGGCCACCAAGGTCATGGAAAACGGCGAAGCCAATGCCATGGCGATTGCCACCACGCCGGGCGCCATGGTCCGCTCCGCAGCCAAGGGAACGGTGAAGGCCATTGGCAATGGCAGGATCGTGGTGGATCATGACGGCGTGGAGCTCGCTTACGAGGGCATGGCTACGGCGGCAGTCCATGTGGGGGACAGCGTGGATCTGGGACAGCGGCTGGGCGGTTTGGGTGAAGAGCAGAGCATCCTCACTCTCCGGGCGACAAAGGACGGCGAAGCTATGGACACGCTGAGTCTGTTCCAGCAAGAGGTAACCTCGTGA
- a CDS encoding M50 family metallopeptidase, which yields MKLGNLLGVDIYVRPLFFIVLVLLSILGFFHDLVVVFLIILAHEACHALAARALGLTVLSIEILPFGGVARIEGVFEAGPVKEMLVAIAGPLCNLVLAGIAVLIHLYFPMNPETLSSWVNKNLVLAGINLLPALPLDGGRILRSVLSFFMGPQTATRIAIVMGYVFGGLLLALCGYLAAAGQYNVTLILFAFFLFLAAHGEHRKAPYLLAQNFMGKRDLLRRSKVLPARQLTALEDQSLGGLTRSFLPGRYTTIQVLDDRMRIRGSVTEGDVLQGISQYGAEAPVGRLLH from the coding sequence GTGAAACTGGGGAATCTATTGGGTGTGGACATCTATGTCCGACCCCTTTTTTTTATCGTATTGGTGCTGCTCAGCATCCTTGGATTTTTTCATGATCTGGTGGTGGTTTTTCTCATCATTCTTGCCCATGAGGCCTGTCATGCCTTGGCGGCCCGGGCCCTGGGCCTCACGGTGCTGTCCATCGAAATCTTGCCCTTTGGCGGCGTGGCCCGCATCGAAGGGGTTTTTGAGGCGGGTCCGGTGAAGGAGATGCTGGTGGCCATAGCGGGCCCGTTGTGCAACCTGGTGCTGGCCGGCATTGCGGTGCTTATCCATCTATACTTTCCCATGAATCCTGAGACCCTGTCCAGCTGGGTGAACAAAAATCTGGTGCTGGCCGGCATCAATCTGCTGCCCGCCCTGCCTCTGGATGGAGGCCGCATCTTAAGAAGCGTGCTTTCCTTCTTCATGGGACCGCAGACGGCCACCCGGATCGCTATCGTCATGGGTTACGTCTTTGGGGGGCTGCTGCTCGCTTTATGCGGTTATCTCGCGGCGGCAGGCCAGTACAACGTCACCCTCATTCTCTTCGCCTTTTTTCTGTTCCTGGCGGCCCATGGCGAACACCGAAAGGCGCCCTATCTCCTCGCCCAGAATTTCATGGGCAAGCGGGATCTGCTCCGAAGGTCCAAGGTGCTCCCTGCCCGCCAACTGACCGCATTGGAGGATCAATCCTTGGGCGGATTGACCCGAAGCTTCCTTCCGGGACGCTACACCACCATTCAGGTGCTGGATGACAGGATGCGCATCCGGGGCAGCGTTACCGAGGGCGATGTGCTTCAGGGCATCTCTCAGTATGGCGCGGAGGCACCGGTGGGGAGGCTGCTCCATTGA
- the rodA gene encoding rod shape-determining protein RodA: MKINKKDLKQVDFLLIGIVFAITLFGLVAIANATADALADDQRTFWNMLANMNCYYVRLQLMWFASGLLLLSIAAVFDYGGYAAYSKYIYWANVGLLVLLLVLGEVTRGAQGWFTFFNGERGFQPSEFCKISLILMLARVFANKPAPIGRIRDLVSPLAYTLIPFAIVVYQNDFGTAMVYVIIFFGMQFAAQVKGWIIAGEVLACGGMVPLIWNFVLQDYQKNRIQDLIDPARDPTGSGLQVTWAKTAVGSGQITGKGLFRSGALSELNYVPDAHTDFIFSVTAEAVGFLGCLILVALFVFLMWRMIHIARYSRDRVGSLIVAGVVSMMGFHIFENIGMNIGIMPVTGIPLPFFSYGGSSMWTNLIAVGLVLNVAFRRQKKKAMIGGGEQ, from the coding sequence ATGAAGATCAATAAAAAGGATTTAAAGCAGGTGGACTTCCTGCTCATCGGCATCGTCTTTGCCATCACCCTGTTTGGGCTGGTGGCTATAGCCAATGCCACCGCCGATGCTCTGGCCGACGATCAGCGCACTTTCTGGAACATGCTCGCGAACATGAACTGTTATTATGTGCGGCTGCAGCTCATGTGGTTTGCTTCCGGCCTGCTGCTGCTGAGCATTGCTGCGGTCTTTGATTATGGCGGCTATGCGGCCTATTCGAAGTACATCTACTGGGCCAATGTGGGACTTTTGGTGCTGCTGCTGGTGCTGGGCGAAGTGACCCGCGGCGCACAGGGATGGTTCACGTTCTTCAACGGCGAACGGGGTTTTCAGCCCTCGGAATTTTGCAAGATATCCCTCATCCTGATGCTGGCCCGGGTGTTTGCCAATAAGCCGGCGCCCATCGGACGGATTCGGGATCTGGTCTCTCCCCTCGCTTACACCCTTATCCCCTTCGCCATTGTGGTTTACCAAAACGATTTTGGTACGGCCATGGTGTACGTGATCATCTTCTTTGGTATGCAGTTTGCCGCTCAGGTGAAGGGCTGGATCATTGCTGGTGAAGTGCTGGCCTGCGGCGGCATGGTTCCGCTTATTTGGAACTTCGTGCTGCAGGACTATCAGAAGAATCGAATTCAGGATCTCATTGACCCCGCTAGGGACCCCACCGGCAGCGGGCTTCAGGTGACCTGGGCAAAAACTGCGGTGGGCTCGGGGCAGATCACGGGCAAGGGGCTTTTCCGCTCCGGCGCCTTGAGTGAACTCAACTATGTGCCCGATGCCCACACGGATTTCATCTTTTCCGTAACTGCGGAGGCGGTGGGTTTTCTGGGCTGTCTCATTTTGGTGGCACTGTTTGTATTTTTAATGTGGCGGATGATTCACATCGCACGCTACTCCAGGGACCGGGTGGGTTCCCTGATCGTGGCTGGTGTGGTATCCATGATGGGCTTTCACATCTTTGAAAACATTGGTATGAATATTGGGATCATGCCCGTGACGGGCATCCCGCTGCCCTTCTTCAGCTATGGAGGGAGCAGCATGTGGACCAACCTCATTGCGGTGGGTCTGGTGCTCAACGTGGCCTTCCGAAGACAGAAAAAGAAAGCAATGATTGGAGGTGGCGAGCAATGA
- a CDS encoding methylglyoxal synthase: MNIALIAHDKKKSDMVNFCVAYKDILKKHKLCATGTTGKLVSERAKLDVHRFLSGPMGGDQQIGARVAFNRIDLVIFFRDPLSPQPHEPDINALLRLCDVHDIPCATNMATAEALIKALDRGDLDWRLVINPMAEGSPF; this comes from the coding sequence ATGAACATTGCGCTCATAGCTCATGATAAAAAGAAGAGCGACATGGTCAATTTCTGCGTGGCGTACAAGGATATCCTGAAGAAACATAAGCTGTGTGCCACGGGCACCACGGGCAAGCTGGTATCCGAACGGGCCAAGCTGGATGTGCATAGATTTCTGTCCGGGCCTATGGGCGGCGATCAGCAGATCGGCGCACGGGTGGCCTTCAACCGAATCGATCTTGTGATTTTCTTCCGGGACCCTCTTTCGCCTCAGCCCCATGAACCTGATATCAACGCTCTGCTGCGCCTTTGTGACGTTCACGATATTCCGTGTGCTACCAACATGGCCACAGCGGAGGCGCTCATCAAGGCGCTGGACCGGGGAGACTTGGATTGGCGGCTGGTGATCAACCCCATGGCGGAGGGATCTCCCTTCTAA
- the mreD gene encoding rod shape-determining protein MreD, translating into MRKLIMAGIAVLTWILHIAVFSHLTILRISPDLFLVVAVCFCFFAGPAAGLGMAFFGGFMLDLFFSTYLGPYTLGYLLVVGAAAFLAARLYHAAWLPFAIVWVGVIVRELVFSAFVYFAGVHFNLWNMFISRILPEAVYTVILALPIYFGLKRLFKARCMRTIVRSDFF; encoded by the coding sequence ATGCGTAAGCTTATCATGGCCGGCATTGCGGTGCTGACTTGGATATTGCATATTGCCGTGTTTTCCCATCTGACGATCCTGCGGATTTCGCCGGATCTTTTTCTCGTTGTTGCCGTATGCTTCTGCTTTTTTGCGGGGCCCGCGGCGGGTCTTGGCATGGCTTTTTTCGGTGGATTCATGCTGGATCTGTTCTTTTCGACCTATCTTGGCCCCTACACGCTGGGCTATCTTCTGGTGGTGGGTGCCGCGGCTTTTCTTGCCGCCCGGCTGTACCACGCCGCATGGCTCCCCTTTGCCATCGTATGGGTGGGCGTGATTGTGCGGGAACTGGTATTTTCTGCCTTCGTCTATTTTGCCGGCGTGCATTTTAATCTTTGGAATATGTTCATATCCCGAATACTGCCGGAAGCCGTATACACGGTTATTCTGGCACTTCCCATCTACTTCGGGCTCAAAAGACTCTTCAAGGCCCGGTGCATGCGCACCATCGTTCGCAGTGATTTTTTCTAA
- a CDS encoding TIGR03936 family radical SAM-associated protein — MRMIAKFEKGKPIAAVAHLDLMRTFQRAFRRADVPMAFSKGFHPHPLLSFAQALSVGLASKGEYLDVGLEAPMDPEDFKGRVNAVLPQDLRILCAAAVEEGYPALMSRVDRARYRVEDVPKTWADVLGSFLDQKTIEITVEKRDKRGVKMKDVSLRDGIHEMTMEGNTLYMLLSCGSRKNVAPLWVLKALEAHSGVPMGDPFIIREDLMALRGDAMISLFDLEAKA; from the coding sequence ATGCGCATGATTGCGAAGTTTGAAAAGGGAAAACCCATCGCAGCCGTGGCTCATCTGGATCTCATGCGCACCTTTCAGCGTGCGTTTCGGCGGGCGGATGTGCCCATGGCCTTCTCCAAGGGGTTTCACCCCCATCCACTGCTCTCCTTTGCCCAGGCCCTGTCGGTGGGACTTGCTTCGAAGGGTGAATATCTGGATGTGGGGCTTGAAGCCCCCATGGATCCCGAAGATTTCAAAGGGAGGGTCAACGCTGTTTTGCCGCAGGACCTTCGTATCCTTTGCGCCGCGGCGGTTGAGGAGGGCTATCCTGCCCTCATGTCCCGTGTGGACCGGGCCCGCTATCGGGTGGAGGATGTACCAAAGACCTGGGCCGATGTCCTCGGGAGCTTTCTGGACCAAAAAACCATCGAAATTACGGTGGAGAAGCGGGATAAGCGTGGAGTGAAGATGAAGGACGTATCCCTCCGGGACGGCATTCATGAAATGACGATGGAGGGAAATACGCTTTATATGCTGCTCTCCTGCGGAAGCCGGAAAAATGTGGCGCCCCTGTGGGTGCTGAAGGCACTGGAAGCGCATTCGGGAGTGCCCATGGGGGATCCTTTTATCATCCGCGAGGACCTGATGGCCCTTCGGGGGGATGCTATGATATCGCTATTTGATTTGGAGGCCAAGGCATGA
- the minD gene encoding septum site-determining protein MinD, with the protein MGEAIVVTSGKGGVGKTTTTANIATGLALRGKKVVMVDADIGLRNLDVIMGLENRIVYDIIDVVDGVCRIKQALIRDKRFEGLYLLPAAQTKDKDAITPAQVEKLMGDLKETFDYVIIDCPAGIEQGFINAVSAADQAVVVTVPEVSAVRDADRVIGLLSTFDLTAPKLLVNRIRSDMVRRGDMMNIHDILEVLRVELVGVVPDDENIVPASNMGIPIVSNPEHPAGRAYQNVADRLMGRPVPFMDLEPPRLTLMSRFRRLFESSRAGGALR; encoded by the coding sequence ATGGGAGAAGCGATCGTCGTAACATCGGGGAAGGGCGGCGTTGGCAAAACCACGACCACGGCCAACATCGCCACGGGACTGGCCCTTCGGGGCAAAAAGGTGGTCATGGTGGATGCGGATATTGGCCTTCGGAATCTGGACGTCATCATGGGCCTGGAAAACCGCATCGTCTACGATATCATTGATGTGGTGGATGGCGTGTGCCGGATCAAGCAGGCTTTGATCCGAGACAAACGATTTGAGGGACTCTACCTGCTGCCTGCGGCCCAGACCAAGGATAAGGACGCCATCACGCCCGCTCAGGTGGAAAAGCTGATGGGCGATCTCAAGGAAACCTTCGATTATGTGATCATTGACTGCCCGGCGGGAATAGAACAGGGTTTTATCAATGCGGTGAGTGCGGCGGACCAGGCGGTGGTGGTGACGGTTCCCGAGGTTTCCGCCGTTCGGGATGCTGACCGGGTGATTGGCCTATTATCCACTTTTGATTTGACCGCGCCCAAGCTTTTGGTGAACCGGATCCGTTCCGATATGGTTCGCCGGGGGGATATGATGAATATTCATGATATTCTGGAGGTACTGCGGGTGGAACTCGTCGGCGTGGTGCCCGACGATGAGAACATCGTGCCTGCCAGCAATATGGGCATTCCCATTGTGAGCAATCCGGAGCACCCTGCGGGCCGGGCCTATCAGAATGTGGCCGACAGGCTGATGGGCAGACCCGTGCCCTTCATGGACCTTGAGCCTCCGCGGCTCACGCTGATGTCAAGGTTCAGACGGCTTTTTGAATCTTCGAGGGCGGGAGGTGCGCTGCGATGA
- the minC gene encoding septum site-determining protein MinC — protein MEAVAFKGTKKGLLVQVRENAPFEEVKNALVRKMEAGRNFFVGSRPVVIIEGRLDRQHRDELTALITERLDVERVEFSSGKLPPSRPGMPYKEVQALDWPDFVLKQEIEMRANDPQPVRETGECLFVRRTVRDGEKLSSDGHIVVIGNVEEDGEVNARGSIVVLGTLRGRAHAGLQGDERAVIAAGSLMASELSIASSVGRFFADDLQPVSPQWVKVQDGQLVVESAI, from the coding sequence ATGGAAGCGGTGGCGTTTAAGGGCACAAAGAAAGGACTGCTGGTTCAGGTGCGGGAGAACGCGCCTTTCGAGGAGGTCAAAAATGCACTTGTCCGCAAGATGGAAGCGGGCAGAAACTTTTTTGTGGGCAGCCGCCCGGTGGTTATCATCGAAGGACGGCTGGACCGCCAGCACCGGGACGAACTCACAGCGTTGATTACGGAACGGCTGGACGTGGAACGGGTGGAATTTTCCTCGGGAAAACTGCCGCCTTCCCGGCCGGGCATGCCTTATAAAGAGGTGCAGGCTCTGGACTGGCCAGACTTTGTGCTAAAACAGGAAATAGAGATGAGAGCCAATGATCCGCAGCCCGTCAGGGAGACGGGCGAATGCCTTTTCGTGCGGCGCACGGTGAGGGACGGAGAAAAATTGAGCTCCGATGGACATATTGTGGTGATTGGGAACGTGGAAGAGGACGGAGAAGTGAATGCACGGGGCAGCATCGTGGTGCTGGGCACCCTGCGGGGCCGGGCGCATGCCGGGCTTCAGGGGGACGAGCGAGCGGTGATTGCCGCCGGCAGTCTGATGGCCAGCGAACTATCCATTGCTTCTTCGGTGGGCCGCTTTTTCGCGGACGATCTGCAGCCGGTCAGCCCCCAGTGGGTGAAGGTCCAGGATGGCCAGCTGGTTGTGGAATCGGCAATATGA
- a CDS encoding penicillin-binding transpeptidase domain-containing protein, which yields MLKKLRDRYVIIGLVILIAAGIMIYQLQYLQLWEGTVLASQSENKTTRTLTLKGYRGTIYDSSYIPLAYDQRSYDVVFYKDVSKRSETYRRDYTGAIINTLSIVEKNGGKLQPSFAIVKNENGEYAFSWGNITEEQAAAREKLWRSNLGVSAEKYPTAGDVVARLRTYYCIPEEASDELAMKILAVWQEVQMNAFRSYYPVTIAKDVDERTIAEIETRSNDLTGMSIEESSIRVYPRGTLASHILGYTGKMQSEETIEKYEALGYGSEDQIGLTGVEYSMEEHLTGNSVKRQGKRVVEVNSLNKVTRELEYTAPTAGDNVVLTIDTNLQKTLETALEENVQQVRQNQLTEYSLNPSKYQPTLDQRGSELKLAETASAVVMDVHTGNILAMASYPDYDPSLFVGGISQSDYKVLSEDKRYPLFNKAISSKTAPGSVFKMTTGLAGLMEGSITLNTTISDQGPYNAHVLVGSGPQCWVAPNFDAHSNQTITTGLKNSCNYFFYEVADRLGIDKLYQWADNLGLVGRTNIQLPGEAASTMACQNILFDKSQPIENQSTSYGVLVYGKIYDMVKETCESAGVAFDEEKADTIIRDWLAEAVDVVEMGGDIKSGLKELGVPSRNINTDLIIGINSYLSEIRWNPNMTLVAGIGQSVTAITPISLARYIATLVNGGTVYDANLVKEIVSHDGQVVESIEPKVKQQLDIPSSYISAIKEGMREVVSDEDGTAGNFFKDFEYKDMVGGKTGTAETFATNTTLENDAWFVAFAPYDDPEIAIVVSIPCGWKGGQASYTAREVIAYYVENMMNTKEADKLPETGAVTP from the coding sequence ATGTTAAAAAAGCTTAGGGACCGCTATGTGATCATCGGTCTTGTGATTCTGATTGCAGCGGGCATCATGATTTATCAGCTGCAGTATTTGCAGCTGTGGGAAGGGACAGTGCTGGCGTCCCAATCGGAAAACAAGACGACCCGGACGCTGACCCTCAAGGGTTATCGGGGCACCATTTATGACTCCAGCTATATTCCGCTGGCCTATGACCAAAGAAGCTACGATGTGGTCTTTTATAAGGATGTCTCCAAGCGAAGCGAGACATACCGAAGGGATTACACCGGCGCCATCATCAACACGCTCAGCATCGTGGAGAAGAACGGCGGCAAACTGCAGCCGTCCTTTGCCATCGTGAAGAACGAGAACGGCGAATACGCCTTCAGCTGGGGTAATATCACCGAGGAACAGGCGGCGGCCAGGGAAAAGCTTTGGCGCAGCAATCTGGGCGTGTCCGCGGAAAAATATCCCACGGCCGGGGATGTGGTGGCCCGGCTGAGAACCTACTACTGCATTCCGGAGGAGGCCAGCGATGAACTTGCCATGAAGATTCTGGCGGTCTGGCAGGAGGTTCAGATGAACGCCTTCCGTTCCTATTATCCGGTCACCATCGCCAAGGATGTGGACGAACGGACCATTGCAGAGATCGAGACCCGCAGCAATGACCTCACGGGCATGAGCATTGAAGAAAGTTCCATCCGGGTCTATCCCCGGGGTACGCTGGCTTCGCACATTCTGGGTTATACAGGAAAGATGCAGTCGGAGGAGACCATCGAAAAATATGAGGCGCTGGGCTACGGCAGCGAGGATCAGATCGGTCTGACCGGCGTCGAATATTCCATGGAGGAGCACCTGACGGGCAACAGCGTGAAACGGCAGGGCAAACGGGTGGTGGAGGTGAACAGCCTCAACAAGGTCACCCGGGAACTTGAATATACCGCGCCCACAGCGGGCGATAACGTGGTTTTGACCATCGATACCAATCTGCAAAAAACGCTGGAAACGGCGCTGGAGGAGAACGTGCAGCAGGTGCGCCAAAACCAGCTGACCGAGTATTCCCTGAACCCCAGCAAGTACCAGCCCACGCTCGATCAGCGGGGCAGCGAGCTGAAGCTTGCGGAAACGGCGTCGGCGGTGGTCATGGACGTCCATACCGGCAATATTTTGGCCATGGCCAGCTATCCCGACTATGATCCTTCCCTCTTCGTGGGCGGCATCTCGCAAAGCGATTACAAGGTGCTGAGCGAGGATAAGCGATATCCTCTTTTCAATAAGGCAATCTCGTCCAAGACGGCGCCCGGCTCCGTTTTTAAAATGACGACTGGCCTTGCCGGACTGATGGAGGGTTCCATTACGCTGAACACCACCATCTCCGACCAGGGTCCTTACAATGCCCACGTGCTGGTGGGCAGCGGTCCTCAGTGCTGGGTGGCGCCCAATTTTGACGCCCATTCCAATCAGACCATCACCACCGGCCTCAAGAATTCCTGCAACTACTTTTTCTACGAGGTGGCGGACAGACTGGGCATTGACAAGCTCTATCAGTGGGCGGACAATCTCGGGCTGGTGGGCCGCACCAATATCCAGCTTCCGGGCGAGGCGGCCAGCACCATGGCCTGTCAGAATATTCTTTTTGACAAGAGCCAGCCCATTGAGAATCAGAGCACCAGCTATGGCGTTTTGGTCTACGGGAAAATTTACGATATGGTAAAGGAAACCTGTGAGAGTGCCGGCGTGGCCTTCGATGAGGAGAAGGCGGATACCATTATCCGCGACTGGCTGGCGGAAGCGGTGGACGTTGTGGAGATGGGCGGCGACATCAAGTCGGGCCTCAAGGAGCTGGGCGTGCCCTCCCGAAACATCAACACCGATCTCATCATCGGAATCAACAGCTACCTGAGCGAGATCCGCTGGAACCCCAATATGACGCTGGTGGCAGGCATTGGACAGAGCGTCACTGCCATCACCCCCATTTCTCTCGCCCGGTATATCGCCACGCTGGTCAATGGCGGCACGGTGTATGATGCCAACCTGGTAAAGGAGATCGTCTCCCATGACGGCCAGGTGGTGGAAAGTATTGAACCCAAGGTCAAACAGCAGCTGGATATTCCCAGTTCCTATATTTCAGCCATCAAGGAGGGCATGCGCGAAGTGGTCTCTGATGAGGATGGCACGGCGGGCAACTTCTTCAAAGATTTTGAGTACAAGGATATGGTGGGCGGCAAGACCGGTACCGCGGAGACCTTCGCCACCAACACAACGCTGGAGAATGACGCCTGGTTCGTGGCTTTTGCTCCCTACGATGATCCTGAAATTGCTATCGTGGTGAGCATTCCCTGCGGCTGGAAGGGCGGACAGGCCTCCTATACGGCCCGTGAGGTGATCGCCTACTATGTGGAAAACATGATGAATACCAAGGAAGCGGACAAATTGCCGGAAACGGGGGCGGTCACACCGTAA